GTGTACAGTTCCTTGCCTCCCGGATCCACCACTTCCGCCTTCACCATGATGATGATGGCCTTGCGCTGTTCCTTGGACCCTTGGGAACGGAACAGGCGCCCTACCCAGGGGATATCCCCCAAAATGGGAATTTTGTCCTCATATTGGACGGAGGTAGCTTTTTTCAAGGCTCCGATCACCAGGGTATTGCCCGTGATGACGCGGACGGAAGAGGTCATGCTGCGCTTGGAAAATACGGGCTGGAGAATGAAGTTGTCCGACGCTTTGGTCATGGTTACTTCATCCTTCCCTTTTTCCTGGGATACCAGAGGCAGGAAAATGGGAGTACCATAGTTGATGAACCCGTCAAAATCCACGAGTTCCGGAGCAACCGTAAGATCCACCATGGACTTGTCCTCACTGATGCCAGTCACCTCCACATTGAATATGGTACCCAGCTGCCTGGTTTCAAATGCCGTAGGATGAGCGGGCGTCATCGGCATGATGGGAATGCGTTCGCCTACGTCGTCATCGTCGCCCCAATAGTCGTCATTGTTGTAGTCCCTGCCGGTGCTGTTGGGAATTTCGGGCGGATCATATTCCGTGGGGTAAATCAGTTCCCTGCCGCTGAAGAAGGTTGCCTTTTCTCCGGGGCGTACTACCACGGAAGGATGCTGCATGATGTCCGTGCCTTTTTTCTGGCTCAGGCCCCGCATGATCATGGTGACGTCCGCCTGGCTCCACATGCCGCGCATGGTCAGGATGCTCGGCGCTCCGCCGGGGGTGTAAACGGCATCCGAACTTCTGGCGGAAGTGCCGCGTTCGATCATCCCGTCAATGCTGTCTTCCGTAAATACCTGGTTGCCTGACCTCAGGCCGCCCACTACTCCTGCGGGAGATGCGGCCCCGGCCACTCTGGCAGCACTGTCCAGTACGGTATTGTTATAATCGTTCTTATTCGTCCCTGCCCCGCCCATGAACCATTTGTTGGGGTCAAGGTTGAGGTTCACGATCCAGTTGAATCCCAGTTCTTCCAAATCCGCCTGGTTGACTTCCAGAAACGTGGCGCTTACAATTACTTGCAGGGGCTGAGCCGCCGACTTGGCAGCCACCAGTTCTTCCAGGAAGTTCAGGTCCCTGGGAGTTCCATGGAAAAAGAGTGTGGAGTTGCCCGCGTTGTATTTCACGGAGCTGCCGGCCGGCAATTTCAACCCCATGGCGGCCAGCATCTTCTGCGGGTCCACCCGCTTCAGCGTCATTCCGGAGGAACCGGAATCACCGGAAGCGAACGGGTCCAGATCGTCCGAACCTGATGAGGAATCCGTCCCGGAGAAGAAACCGGGAGGAACGGGAATGGTCTTGGAGACCATGTAGGATGTTCCGGCGGATGGAGTGACGAGTTCCGCGCCATAGGCGTTCGTGCGGAAAATCAGCCCGGAGGCGCGGGCTACGTACTGCAGGGCTTCGCGCAACGGAATGTTTTGAAGATTCAGGGTGATTTTCTTGGCGGCGATATCCTTGGCGGTAACGCTGTCCGGAGGACCGGGGTCCAGGGAAATGTTAATCCCCCTCTCGGCCTCGGTCTGGGCCGTTTCATCATGCACCCGGGACTGGTTGCGGAGGTAGTCCACGGCTTCCTCCACCGTAGCCTGCTCCAGCTGCACCCTGGGCAAACGGATCATGCCCAGCTTCCGGTCCACGCTCACCACGGGATTTTCCAGGGGCTGGGAAAAGGATTCCGGCTCCTCGGGAACTTCCGTAACGGAAGGACGGCGTTCCCAGAGGCCGCTTACCTCCGCCAGGGCGTTCCCGCGGGTTTCGTCCCGCGCAGAGGAAAAATAGCTGGTGCGCGCACGGTTCACCTGCTCCATGCCGCGCCGCGCCGCCGTATTGTAGGGGTCAATGAGAAGGACGGAGTTAAATTCCTTCAGAGCTTCGTCGTACTGTCCCAGCTCATAATACCCGAATGCCAGGCGAAGGAGGCCATTGACCTTTTCCACGTCCACGGCATGCTGCGGAGTCAGGGCGGGGTTCGTCCGGATCGGGTCCTTGAGCAGTTCCAGAGTACGCTTGGCCAAGGCATGGTTCGGAGTCGTTTTCAGCGCGGATTCCAGCAGTTCCGAGGCTTCGTCATAACGTCCCACCTTGATGTATTCCTGGCTCACGGCCACGCTGGCATCCGCAATACTGGTTTCCAGAAAGCGCCGCCGGGTCTCCATATTGGGAGCCTTGGGCAAGGTATTCAGGCTTTTACGGTAAAGTTCCAGAGCCTCCTGGTACTTGCCCTCGGAATATTGCTGACGCGCCTGATTCAGAAGCAGCATGGAAGCCTGCGCCTGTTCTTCCATCCGGGCAGCAGCACGGCGGGCGGCGCCTGCGCCGTCCTGCGCCAGGGCAGGACAGGCTCCGGCAACGGCAAGCGCCAGAGCAATCTGCTGAATGGTAGACATGGAGTAAGGAAAACGTCTAGTCATAGGAATTTTCGGGACTATAACGAATTAAATTCCGTCCGTCATTATAAAAACGCCCAGAGGAGCAAAAAATATCGAATGTGAAGAAGAGGGCTCCGCGCCCCGGCTTCTTCTATGCTCCGGACAGTTCCAAAACGCCTACTTCTCCCGGTTTCAGAGGATAGGGAAGTCCCCTCTCCATCAGTTCGCTCCTGTCAAAAAACCTGTCTTTCCCATCTTTCTTCATCAGGTTTCTGGCGCGCACTTTCGCCGTCTGGATGCCGCACCAGTTGAACGCATGCTGGGGAATGGAGATGCGGAGGTTATAGAAATTGATGGTCGGAGAAAGATTTCCCACCACCAGCACCGTGGAATGGGCATGGGCATGGTACCTGAGCATGGCATACACCCAGTGTCCGGAAGTGTCTTCCGCCGGTTCCCTGCCGAAGGTGGTGTTTTTCATATTGGCCCAGTTCAGGCCATAAAAATCCCCGCGGTCCAGTGCGGGATGCTGGAGGAGGGGCAGCAGGCGCGCGTGAAAGTCCCTCAATTCCGCGGAATCCTCGTCCAGCAGGGAGGCGTCAAACCTGCCGCCGGCCACCCAGGGCTGCAACTGCGGCAGGCAGGTATAGTCAAAGATGCTGGTCCGGCCGTTATGGCCGCCAAAGCCGCCCGGAGCTTCCGCGCGTTCCCCCACCTCCTGCCCGTTGTACACCAGCACGGGGCCCTTGCTGGAGGCATACACGAGCGTCATGATGGCCGGCAGAATAGTGCGCCCCGTCCCGCCCCATGCTATCGGCGAGCAGACACGCTTTTCATCGTGGTTTTCCACATAACGGACGCCGTGGGTCAAATACTGGGGCTCACTCCGGAAGAGGCGGTCAAAATCGTTGGCCCAGTTCCCCCGCGTATAGACATGTTCCGCCAGATGGTAGCAATCGGCGTCATAGACGGCATTGAATCCGGATTCCAGCAGGGCGGTACAGGGATCGCCCGGAGTGGTTTTCAGATGGTCATTGTAGGCTTCCGCCATGAAAAACACGTCGGGCAGACGCACCCGGGAGCGGGCAATGGCCCATTTCCAGAACGCCATGGGAATCATCTGGGCCATGTCGCACCGGAACCCGCCAATGCCCAGTCCCTGCCAGAATGAAAGAATATCGTCCATGATTCTCCATGTCTTGGGGACCTTCTGCTTGGGACTTGTCCAGTCCGGCAACAGGCGCAGGGCCGGGAGCCCCGCCAGAAAGTTATAGCCGTAATTGAGCTTGACCGTTTCATACCAGTCGCACCGGTCCGGCTCCCACGTCACCGCATTATTTCCCGTCACCCTGCCGAAAGTCATCTCCCCTTCGAACAGCCCGTCCGGGAGGCGCAGGGGGGGGCCGTCGCCGGGGCTGTTGGAAGTGAGGTAGAAATATCCCTGCTCCGGTGAAAAAAAGGTATGGTGGTCGTCCCCTTCTCCAAAGTCGTCATGGCCGTCCCAGTCCGCCAGGTAGGCGCGGGAGACATGGTTGGGGACAAAGTCCATGAGAGGCACCAGTCCCACGGTCCGGCACCGCCTGACCAGGGCCTTGAATTCCTCCATCCTCAATTCCGTAACGGACCCCAGGTCAGGGTCCACATCAAAGTAATCCAGAACCGCATAAGGACTGCCGGCCAGCCCTTTCACGATGGATTCCGGCTGCGCGGGCAGCCCGGGGTGGGCCGTCTGCGTGGCATGCCTCAGCACGCCCGTCAGCCAGATGTGGGTAAAGCCCATCCTGGCAATTTCCCGCAGAGCCTTGTCCGTTACCCCGTTAAATGTGCCGCAGCCGTTTTCCTCCCGACTTCCCCAGTCCACTCCGTGCATTTCCATGTTGGAAAAGTGGCGGACAAACAGTTGATAGATGACCGGACGCATGAATTGAAATGACTTGATGCAGCCCTTCCCCGAAAAAGAAGGGGACAGGCGATGCCCTCTTCCTTCCGCAGGAAGGGAGTCCGTTTATAATGCTAGTTTTTCCAGGTACTCTGCAAGTGTATTCTGATCCACCGGGGCAATTTGGCCCAGCCGCAGCAAGGCCTCCCTCCTGTTCCGCAGCGTGCCTTCCAGTTGAAGTTCCTGGATATGGGAAAGCCATTTTTTGAAATCCGGTCCCGGAGAAAATCCCAGAGCCATCAGGTCGCGCCCGGTCACCAGGGGAGGCGGCACCAGGGGTTCCTGCCGGTAGGATTCCCTGGCGTCCCGGACGAATTGCCAATTATCCATCAATCCATTGGAGGAAAGGCAATCCAGCCGGTGCAGCTCCAGTTCGTCCCGGAAGAAGGGGGAATTCATGAACATTCTCAGGGTGGATTTCTTCATCTGCCGGACATGCATGAAGCGCATGTGGCGCTCCACCATGTCCGCCACGGCATCCACCACGGCATTGGAGTATTTCAGCCTCCGCAAAATGACACGGGCCAGCGCAGCACCTTCCTTGTCATGACCGGAAAAACGGATTCTTCCCGTTTCATCCACCTCCCGGCAGGCGGGTTTGCCGATGTCATGCAGCAGCACGGCCAGGGCCAGTTCCAGGGAAACGGGACCTCCGTCCGTCCCCAGCGCTTCCAGCATCATCAGGGTATGTGTGTACACATCCCCTTCCGGGTGCCACTGGGGGGGCTGCCCACAATCCACCATTGCATACACTTCCGGGATGATGTGTTTCATGAGTCCCGTTTCCACCAGCATTTCCACCCCTGCCCTCCTGCGCGGAGCCAGCAGTATCCTGTCCAGCTCCTCCCGGATGCGCTCCGGGGCTATCCGGGCCAGCAGGCCGGAGTTCCTGCAAACGGAAGCGTACGTTTCCGCTTCCATGGCCACTTCCCGGGTGACGGCAAAGCGGACCGCCCGCATCAGGCGCAGGGAATCTTCCTCAAAGCGGCAGTCCGGATTCCCGATCGCCCGCAGAATTCCCGCCTCAATGTCCGCCACGCCATCCACATAATCCACGATGCCGCCGGGAGGGTCGGAAAAAGGTTCTTCAAACAGGCCGTTCATCGTGAAGTCACGGCGCCGGGCGTCTTCACGCGCATCCGTAAAATAGACGGCGTCCGGTCGGCGGCCGTCGCTGTAATTTCCGTCCTTTCTGAACGTGGCCACCTCAAAGCAGAAACCCTTGTGAAGAACCAGCACTACGCCGAAGGCGGCACCCACCTCCCATGAACCGGGAAAAAGGCGCAAGACTTCGTCAGGCCGGGCGGAAGTGGCAATGTCTATATCCTTCACGGGATACCCCATCAGCCGGTCCCGAACGCATCCCCCGGCAAAATACACCAGGTGCCCAGCCCGGGCCAATGACCGCGCCACGGCTTCTGCCGCCGCTCTCATCGGGGTTCTTTCCATGGAACGGCTATTCCGGAATGGGACGCAGAGGGGGAGCGGATACGGGAGGCGCCGCCGGAGCCGCCGGACGGACGAGCTGCCGTGAAGCCGGGACCGGACGGGACGCGGGAACACGCGTATCCGGTGAATTGATTCTTTCCGGGATCACGGAGGCAGGTGCGGCCGGAGGAGCCTGGGGAGCTTTTTCATCCGCCTTTTCTCCGAATGTGTTCATGGCGGCATAAAGATTGGCGTCAAACAGCATATCCGGGGTGCCCCGCATCAAAATCTTCCCCTTGGGGTCCAACAGATATACCCGGGGAGTATGGGCCACGCGGTAATCCTTGAATGCAACCGCCTGGGCGTCCACCAGGGAGGGTATGTCCAGATTCAAATTCAGCAGGGCCTTTTTCACCCCTTCTTCGGAAACCGGAGCTATGGGCATCACCGTCATCCCCGGAAATTCCTTGCGCAGGGAGGCCGCCTTTTCCAAAAACTTGACGGACATGGCATCCCGGGGGTCCCAGAAAACCAGCAGAACGGGCTTGTCTCCGGAGGGAATTTCCACCCAGGTTCCGGTAGCGGAGGAAGGCAATTTGATTTTAGGCCCCGTCTGGCCGATGTTGAGATTGAGGATTTCATACAGTTCCTCCTTGACCAGGTCCTGGACGGGAACGGGGCCGAATTTGGCATCGTAGCACTTGATGATGGCGTCCTTCAAAAGCCTGCCTCTGGCGGCGACAAGGCGGGAGTCATCCTGCTGCATCCCGGAACTTTCCTTCATGACCATCGCCAGCCCCAGGGAAGCCAGCCCCTGATCTTCCGGGAACTGGTTCATATCCTTGATCTTTTCCAGGATAGTGCGGCAGCGCAAATCGCGCGAATTGCTCAGCGCGTGAGCCGCCTGTCCCGCTCCCTTTTCCATCACCATGTTGTTTTCCAGGGCATTCAGGCAGTTCAAGACGATTTTCCTGGCAGCATCTCCGTTGGGAAATGCTTTCTCAAGGGCCTGCGGATGGTCCAGGAACCAGACAATGGCCGGAAGGGCATAAGGCTTGGAGAGATCGCGACCCACCTGCCTCCACAAGTCCCTGGCTGCGGACACGGCGTCCGGCTGGCTTTTCAGCAGTTCCGCCCTTTTCGCGTCCGTCTCAGCTATCTTGAACGCAGATTCCCAGTCCGCCTGCCTGCTGTTCCAGACGGACAGGACATTCTTCATGCCTATCTCGTCCGCAGAAGCCCATCCGAGCAAACCGCATGTACCGGCGATCACGCAAAGCACTCTCTTCATACCGCGCCACTATGCCCTGACAGATACTCCGCGTCAATCAAACGTAACGACAATTCATGATGAAACCGTTCAGGCAAAAACACACCTGCCATTTCCTCCAATCCGTAAAATCTCCGGCACATCCCCATGCCCTGTTCCGTTTCCAGGGACAGTATCCACCGCATTCCTTCCCGGATATATTCCTGCCGTCCCCCCCCCTTTTTCCTTACAGGAGCCATCAACGGGCGGCAATTCATGCATTCCTGTGAAATGCTCCGCCGGAAATATGTTTTTCCACATGAATAGCGGAAAAGAAGCATCTTTTTCCCTCACAGGAAAAGATTTTTGTCACACCACAGCAGTCTTTGACAACCTCCGGACGATCACAAATACCGATTTATTCCGAAAGGAACAGCTGCGGCCTATTTATCATAGACGGCAAATGTCCCCGTACAGATTTTTTCCACAACGTCATGGCAGGCTGAGTACCTGACGGCTATTTTCACCCAACTTCATGAGAATCCTGCCTTAAAAACGAACAAACCCCGGCGAATCACTTCGCCGGGGCTGCTGTTCAACTAACTACCTATGAAGACGGAGAGATCCTTGGTGGATGAAGTGCTCTCTCTTTCACTGCATCCGGATCGTAACCGTTATGGGTGAGACAGCCGGGAAGTGAATATGTTCAAACATTTCTCTTTTTTGTATGACACAAGCTTGAAACAATATCTCTGAATGGAAAAACGGCGGCAGATTTTTTCCGCAGCCGTTTCCCTTAATTCATTGTGAAATCAATGCTGTTCAAAAAAGAAAAGGGGATCCGTTCTCTCCGTTGCCGAATGATTCTTTTCTGTCAAAATAACCGGGAAAAAAATGATTCAACACTATCCCGCCTTTCCTGAAGAAAACAAGGGAGGGCCGTTCCCCTCCCTCAAATATCCCGCTTACGCCGCCACAAAATTTCTTTCATCATTCGTCAGGGCGCGCACCTGGACAGCCATGAATCTCATTTCATTGAGCATGTTCAGATAAAGCAGGGAGGAACGCGTGCGCGTCTGGTTGCGCTGGGTTCTCTTGATCTGACGCTTGGTGGCCTTGGCCACAAGCTGGAGCAGTTGCTCCTGCGCCACCATCGTGTAGTCGAACTGGGTGTAGGTTCCCGTCTGGAGCATTTTGCAGTATTCGTCCAGCAGTTTCATCAGGGCCGTGTGGACTTCCCTCAAGTCGCCCACCTGGTCAATGGTAAAAGGCGTATGGTTGTTGTCCACATAGGTAAAGATGGATTCGGAGAACTGGGCCAGGCTCTGCGTGGCTTCATTCAAATGTTCCAGCGCCTGGACAAAGTGATAGCCCATGTCCAGGGAACGGGACTGCATCTTGTAAAGGATGGGAAGGATGTCGTACTTGTGGTGCTCGCTGCTGGTGAGGGCCAGGCGTTCCGCGGCTTCCGACATTTCCTTGAGCGCCTTGCGGTCTCCCTGGAAGAAGTTTTCCACGGTGTCGTTGTATATTTCCCGGAGCTTGAGCGTGCTGTCCACGATCTGGTGGCTGCACACGTCCAGAATGTTTTCCTCCGTGATCTGGTCGAACCGTTCGGTGGAAAGCTTGTTTTCCCGCTTGCGGTGCATGACGGTAGATTTCACCAGAATGACGGCCACCAGCGCCAGCAGGCCGAAGATGGCATATACCTGGCCGTAATGCAGCACCGTAGCCATGATGGCGGCCAGCGTGAAGGCGGCCAGGCCCGTCATGAACCAGCCGGAAATGACCGTAAGCACGCCGGTAACCCGGTAAACGGCGCTTTCCCTTCCCCATGCCTTGTCCGCCAGAGAGGAACCCATGGCTACCATGAACGTCACATACGTGGTGGAGAGCGGAAGCTGCTTGCCGGTGGCCCAGGCGATCAGCAGGGAAGCCACGGTCAGGTTCACGGTGGCGCGGATCAGGTCAAACGCGACGCGGTCCTTGGGATTCAGGGGCTGGGGAGCGGGGTCCCACTGGTGGTTCATGCGCACCAGCATGCGGGCGGGAATAAGTTTTTTCACACCGCGCCCCAGGGCAATGGCGCTGCGCACGATGGCGCGGGCCGGAGGCACGGAACCGAAGCGCTCAATGCCGCCCTCCCCCTGCCGGGAGAGTTCCACGCCGGTGGCGATGACCGTCTTGGCCTTTTTGGAGAACCACAGCGCAAAGATCATCATGCAGCCCGCCGCAAAGAGAATGTAATGGTTCACGGGACCGCCCTTGCCGGGCATCAGGCATTCCATGGCAGTGATGGAGGCCGTACTTCCGCCGTCCGCCACCACGCCCCGGGCGTACTGGAAGGAGTCCAGGCCGCCCATGAAAACGCCGATGAAGTTGACCAGGTCATTGCCCGCAAACGCCAGGGCCAGGGAAAAGGTTCCCGCCAGGACGGTCAGGCGCAGGATATTGGTCATGAACAGGTGCTGAAGCAGGAACATGAGCAGGGAGAAGCCTGCGAAGGCGACCAGGACCGCCAGCCCCAGATTCTGGTCAATGTAGGCAATCATGCCGCGGTCCAGCAGGGTGGATTCCTTCAATCCCTTGAATACCGCAAAGTAGGCGATGGCCGTCATGGCAATGCCGCACCAGAAGCAGCCGAACCATTTGAAGCGGGACTGGTATTTGAATGTGAACGCCAGGCGGGAAATCCACATGACGATGGTACCCACCGTGAAGGCGATGGCTACGGAGAGAAGAATGCCGGTGACGATTTCAAACGCCTTGTCCGTGTTGATGAAGTCCCACACCGTTTCCGTCATATGGAGCTTGGAAATTTTGAAAAGGGCCGTGGCCACGGCAGCGCCGAGAATGCCGAATACCAGGGAAACCGTGGTGGAGGTGGGCAGGCCGAATGTATTGAAGGTGTCCAGAAGAATCACCTCGCTGATCATCACCCCCAGGAACAGCAGCATCACTTCATGGTAGCTGAACATGTTGGGATGGAAGATGCCGTTACGGGCCACTTCCATCATGCCCCCGGAAAAACACGCGCCCACCAGGACGCCGATGGAGGCCACGGCAAGAATCGCCCGGACGGGGGCGGCCTTGGAACCGATGGCGGAGTTGAGGAAGTTGACGGCGTCATTCGCGACGCCATTGATCAAGTCAAACGCCGCCAGAAGCAGCAGGGCTACGATAATAATCCAGTAAATTGAGTCCATAACTGTCTCTTGTGTATGGTGGGCGGAGGGCGTCCGCGAGCTGCACCACCGCCTCTTTACACGGAAAAGGGAGATTTTGCCACTGTTTTGTTACAGAAAATTCACCCTTCCCGGACCGTCAGCGGGAGGAACGCGGAAAGTCCAATTCGGAGGGGTCCGGCCACCGGTGCCGGGGGTAGCGCCCGGCCAAGTCTTTTTTCATCTGGCCGTACCCGTTGCGCCAGAAACTTTCCAGGGAGCCGGTCACCTGCCACGGCCTCTGGCTGGGGGCCAGTACTTCCACTTTCACGGTCACGGCGCCACGCGCAATGCGGGGGGATTCCGCCACGCCGAACAATCTCTGCACCGTCAGGCCGATCACCGGCGTGGAATCCTCCTCATACCGGACTTTGGCATGCTGCCCGTTGGGGAGCGTGAGGATTACCGGGGCGTAGTCGTCCAGCGCCTTCGCCTGCCAGCCAGAAAGCCAGTCCCGGAGCACGGGCATGATCTCCCGCTCCTTGATGTCCTTGTATCCCACGGCGCCTTCACAGACCATGGCGATGGCCACCAGCTTGTCTTCTTCCCCGAACAGGGGCAGTTCCAGCTCCGGCATCCAGCGGCTCAGGCCGTTCAGACGGCGTATCCACTGCTCCACGGCGTGGTCCCACTTTACCAGCTTCAAGGTGCCGTCCACCACTTTTTCCGCCAGAATGGGAGCGGCCAGTTCCGCCGGGGCATCCCCGCGGTCGCGGTCTTCCAGCACCAGGTCTTCATACATCAGGCGCTGGTGCAAGCGCACGCGGCGCAGGCCGGAGTCAAAAACGGCCGCCTCCCCGCCCGAAAAACGTTCCGGCCATACGGCGCGCAATTCTTCCGGGGTGATGAGCGTGCAGCGGCCTATGCGGGTTTCCACCGCCTTTCCGGACAGTTCCGCCATTTCCGCGGCCACAAAGTGCAGGCCGCGCAAGGCCACGCTGCCTTCGGACAGCCTGCCGCCCACGCCGCCCGCCATGCGGCACGTGTTGGCCGCCACTCCGTTCCGGACGCCCACATGGTCCGCAAATCCTTCCATTAATGCCCGGGCGACGGAAGAACGCGCCGCCAGGAAATCCGGCTCCGGCACTTCCCGTGAATGCCCGCGGCTGCCGATGGACAGCAACTGCCGGTAAGCCATCCACACTTCCCGCGCACTGCGGGCGGAAATGCCCAGGCGGCCGCACACTCCCGCATCAAAATGGGAATCCAGGGCCTTCCCCACGGCACGCCATTCCGCCTGAAAGTCCGTATAGTCGCCGGAATCCCGCAGATCATCGTTCAGGCCGCCCTTCGCTTCCACGCCTTCCCCCTGCATCAGCGCCGCAATGGCGGCCAGTTCCACCACACACCGTTCATCCTGCCCGGCCACAATCAGGCGGGCCAGCCGAGGCGGCAACGGAAATGCCGTCATCCTCCTGCCCGTCTCTGTCAGGCGTCCCTCCCCGTCCACGGCTCCCAAGGAGGCAAGGAGAT
This genomic stretch from Akkermansia biwaensis harbors:
- a CDS encoding Amuc_1098 family type IV pilus outer membrane protein is translated as MSTIQQIALALAVAGACPALAQDGAGAARRAAARMEEQAQASMLLLNQARQQYSEGKYQEALELYRKSLNTLPKAPNMETRRRFLETSIADASVAVSQEYIKVGRYDEASELLESALKTTPNHALAKRTLELLKDPIRTNPALTPQHAVDVEKVNGLLRLAFGYYELGQYDEALKEFNSVLLIDPYNTAARRGMEQVNRARTSYFSSARDETRGNALAEVSGLWERRPSVTEVPEEPESFSQPLENPVVSVDRKLGMIRLPRVQLEQATVEEAVDYLRNQSRVHDETAQTEAERGINISLDPGPPDSVTAKDIAAKKITLNLQNIPLREALQYVARASGLIFRTNAYGAELVTPSAGTSYMVSKTIPVPPGFFSGTDSSSGSDDLDPFASGDSGSSGMTLKRVDPQKMLAAMGLKLPAGSSVKYNAGNSTLFFHGTPRDLNFLEELVAAKSAAQPLQVIVSATFLEVNQADLEELGFNWIVNLNLDPNKWFMGGAGTNKNDYNNTVLDSAARVAGAASPAGVVGGLRSGNQVFTEDSIDGMIERGTSARSSDAVYTPGGAPSILTMRGMWSQADVTMIMRGLSQKKGTDIMQHPSVVVRPGEKATFFSGRELIYPTEYDPPEIPNSTGRDYNNDDYWGDDDDVGERIPIMPMTPAHPTAFETRQLGTIFNVEVTGISEDKSMVDLTVAPELVDFDGFINYGTPIFLPLVSQEKGKDEVTMTKASDNFILQPVFSKRSMTSSVRVITGNTLVIGALKKATSVQYEDKIPILGDIPWVGRLFRSQGSKEQRKAIIIMVKAEVVDPGGKELYTPNTPAPETPEGGAGLPALSAVE
- a CDS encoding alpha-amylase family glycosyl hydrolase, which produces MRPVIYQLFVRHFSNMEMHGVDWGSREENGCGTFNGVTDKALREIARMGFTHIWLTGVLRHATQTAHPGLPAQPESIVKGLAGSPYAVLDYFDVDPDLGSVTELRMEEFKALVRRCRTVGLVPLMDFVPNHVSRAYLADWDGHDDFGEGDDHHTFFSPEQGYFYLTSNSPGDGPPLRLPDGLFEGEMTFGRVTGNNAVTWEPDRCDWYETVKLNYGYNFLAGLPALRLLPDWTSPKQKVPKTWRIMDDILSFWQGLGIGGFRCDMAQMIPMAFWKWAIARSRVRLPDVFFMAEAYNDHLKTTPGDPCTALLESGFNAVYDADCYHLAEHVYTRGNWANDFDRLFRSEPQYLTHGVRYVENHDEKRVCSPIAWGGTGRTILPAIMTLVYASSKGPVLVYNGQEVGERAEAPGGFGGHNGRTSIFDYTCLPQLQPWVAGGRFDASLLDEDSAELRDFHARLLPLLQHPALDRGDFYGLNWANMKNTTFGREPAEDTSGHWVYAMLRYHAHAHSTVLVVGNLSPTINFYNLRISIPQHAFNWCGIQTAKVRARNLMKKDGKDRFFDRSELMERGLPYPLKPGEVGVLELSGA
- a CDS encoding CCA tRNA nucleotidyltransferase, which encodes MARSLARAGHLVYFAGGCVRDRLMGYPVKDIDIATSARPDEVLRLFPGSWEVGAAFGVVLVLHKGFCFEVATFRKDGNYSDGRRPDAVYFTDAREDARRRDFTMNGLFEEPFSDPPGGIVDYVDGVADIEAGILRAIGNPDCRFEEDSLRLMRAVRFAVTREVAMEAETYASVCRNSGLLARIAPERIREELDRILLAPRRRAGVEMLVETGLMKHIIPEVYAMVDCGQPPQWHPEGDVYTHTLMMLEALGTDGGPVSLELALAVLLHDIGKPACREVDETGRIRFSGHDKEGAALARVILRRLKYSNAVVDAVADMVERHMRFMHVRQMKKSTLRMFMNSPFFRDELELHRLDCLSSNGLMDNWQFVRDARESYRQEPLVPPPLVTGRDLMALGFSPGPDFKKWLSHIQELQLEGTLRNRREALLRLGQIAPVDQNTLAEYLEKLAL
- a CDS encoding TlpA family protein disulfide reductase; this encodes MKRVLCVIAGTCGLLGWASADEIGMKNVLSVWNSRQADWESAFKIAETDAKRAELLKSQPDAVSAARDLWRQVGRDLSKPYALPAIVWFLDHPQALEKAFPNGDAARKIVLNCLNALENNMVMEKGAGQAAHALSNSRDLRCRTILEKIKDMNQFPEDQGLASLGLAMVMKESSGMQQDDSRLVAARGRLLKDAIIKCYDAKFGPVPVQDLVKEELYEILNLNIGQTGPKIKLPSSATGTWVEIPSGDKPVLLVFWDPRDAMSVKFLEKAASLRKEFPGMTVMPIAPVSEEGVKKALLNLNLDIPSLVDAQAVAFKDYRVAHTPRVYLLDPKGKILMRGTPDMLFDANLYAAMNTFGEKADEKAPQAPPAAPASVIPERINSPDTRVPASRPVPASRQLVRPAAPAAPPVSAPPLRPIPE
- a CDS encoding inorganic phosphate transporter, whose product is MDSIYWIIIVALLLLAAFDLINGVANDAVNFLNSAIGSKAAPVRAILAVASIGVLVGACFSGGMMEVARNGIFHPNMFSYHEVMLLFLGVMISEVILLDTFNTFGLPTSTTVSLVFGILGAAVATALFKISKLHMTETVWDFINTDKAFEIVTGILLSVAIAFTVGTIVMWISRLAFTFKYQSRFKWFGCFWCGIAMTAIAYFAVFKGLKESTLLDRGMIAYIDQNLGLAVLVAFAGFSLLMFLLQHLFMTNILRLTVLAGTFSLALAFAGNDLVNFIGVFMGGLDSFQYARGVVADGGSTASITAMECLMPGKGGPVNHYILFAAGCMMIFALWFSKKAKTVIATGVELSRQGEGGIERFGSVPPARAIVRSAIALGRGVKKLIPARMLVRMNHQWDPAPQPLNPKDRVAFDLIRATVNLTVASLLIAWATGKQLPLSTTYVTFMVAMGSSLADKAWGRESAVYRVTGVLTVISGWFMTGLAAFTLAAIMATVLHYGQVYAIFGLLALVAVILVKSTVMHRKRENKLSTERFDQITEENILDVCSHQIVDSTLKLREIYNDTVENFFQGDRKALKEMSEAAERLALTSSEHHKYDILPILYKMQSRSLDMGYHFVQALEHLNEATQSLAQFSESIFTYVDNNHTPFTIDQVGDLREVHTALMKLLDEYCKMLQTGTYTQFDYTMVAQEQLLQLVAKATKRQIKRTQRNQTRTRSSLLYLNMLNEMRFMAVQVRALTNDERNFVAA
- the hrpB gene encoding ATP-dependent helicase HrpB, which produces MSGTSLPIEEIRGEFLEALKGASPRILLKAPTGSGKSTGIPPMMDDAGLGENGLIVVVQPRRMAARLLARHVARLRGSELGREVGYMVRFERHISSRTRIAYVTDGVLERWLTDRPCLEGVSAVVFDEFHERSLSGDLSLGRVLDLQEGPRPDLAVVVMSATLEMSGLREYMGESCRELEACGRQYPVEITYRPSRPVSDGRGRVAPPSVWDQAAEAVREAVKDAACGDILLFMPGVYEIRRTVELLEGKPWLGGWDIFPLYGALSPEQQNRAVEKGERPRVIVSTNVAETSLTIEGVRTVIDTGWVRQSGWDPYRGMDTLHLVRISKASAAQRAGRAGRVAEGRCFRLWSEAEQAKKVEFDPPECFRVDLSGAVLNLCSWGVADPEEFRWLDRPDPLVLQRARHLLASLGAVDGEGRLTETGRRMTAFPLPPRLARLIVAGQDERCVVELAAIAALMQGEGVEAKGGLNDDLRDSGDYTDFQAEWRAVGKALDSHFDAGVCGRLGISARSAREVWMAYRQLLSIGSRGHSREVPEPDFLAARSSVARALMEGFADHVGVRNGVAANTCRMAGGVGGRLSEGSVALRGLHFVAAEMAELSGKAVETRIGRCTLITPEELRAVWPERFSGGEAAVFDSGLRRVRLHQRLMYEDLVLEDRDRGDAPAELAAPILAEKVVDGTLKLVKWDHAVEQWIRRLNGLSRWMPELELPLFGEEDKLVAIAMVCEGAVGYKDIKEREIMPVLRDWLSGWQAKALDDYAPVILTLPNGQHAKVRYEEDSTPVIGLTVQRLFGVAESPRIARGAVTVKVEVLAPSQRPWQVTGSLESFWRNGYGQMKKDLAGRYPRHRWPDPSELDFPRSSR